One genomic region from Streptomyces sp. NBC_01431 encodes:
- a CDS encoding Zn-dependent alcohol dehydrogenase has protein sequence MRGVLFDGKQTEVVDDLEIRDPGPGEVLVAVAAAGLCHSDLSVIDGTIPFPVPVVLGHEGAGVVEAVGAGVGHVSAGDHVALSTLANCGACAECDRGRPTMCRKAIGRPGRPFSRGGSPLYQFASNSAFAERTLVKAVQAVRIPRDIPLTSAALIGCGVLTGVGAVLNRAKVDRGDSVVVIGTGGIGLNVIQGARIAGASVIIAVDTNPAKEAAARRFGATHFLASADGVRDLLPSGADHAFECVGHPGLVRAAIDLLDRHGQAILLGMTAPTVEASFLPAALFLDKSVLGCRYGSSRPQRDIPLYADLYRRGTLLLDELVTKTYPVEDFTKAADDLHHGRVARGVLTF, from the coding sequence GTGAGAGGTGTCCTGTTCGACGGGAAGCAGACCGAGGTCGTCGACGACCTGGAGATACGGGACCCGGGCCCGGGGGAGGTGCTGGTGGCCGTCGCGGCGGCCGGTCTCTGCCACTCCGACCTGTCGGTCATCGACGGGACGATCCCGTTCCCGGTGCCGGTGGTCCTGGGGCACGAGGGCGCCGGCGTGGTGGAGGCGGTGGGCGCCGGGGTGGGCCACGTGTCGGCGGGCGACCACGTCGCGCTGTCCACCCTCGCCAACTGCGGGGCGTGCGCCGAGTGCGACCGGGGCCGGCCGACGATGTGCCGCAAGGCGATCGGCAGGCCGGGCCGTCCGTTCTCGCGCGGCGGGTCACCGCTCTACCAGTTCGCCTCCAACTCGGCGTTCGCGGAACGCACCCTCGTCAAGGCCGTCCAGGCGGTGCGGATCCCCCGGGACATTCCGCTGACCTCGGCGGCGCTGATCGGCTGCGGGGTCCTGACCGGCGTCGGCGCGGTCCTGAATCGGGCGAAGGTCGACCGCGGCGACTCGGTGGTCGTCATCGGCACCGGAGGCATCGGCCTCAACGTCATCCAGGGCGCGCGCATCGCGGGAGCCTCGGTGATCATCGCGGTGGACACCAACCCGGCGAAGGAGGCGGCGGCCCGCCGGTTCGGCGCGACGCACTTCCTCGCCTCGGCGGACGGCGTCCGCGATCTCCTCCCGTCCGGCGCCGACCACGCCTTCGAATGCGTGGGCCACCCCGGCCTGGTCCGCGCCGCCATCGACCTCCTGGACCGGCACGGCCAGGCGATCCTGCTCGGCATGACCGCCCCCACGGTCGAGGCGTCCTTCCTGCCCGCCGCCCTGTTCCTGGACAAGTCCGTCCTGGGCTGCCGCTACGGCAGCTCCCGCCCGCAACGCGACATCCCGCTCTACGCCGACCTGTACCGCAGGGGCACCCTGCTCCTGGACGAACTCGTCACGAAGACGTACCCGGTGGAGGACTTCACCAAGGCGGCGGACGACCTGCACCACGGCCGGGTGGCGCGGGGGGTGCTGACGTTCTGA